The following DNA comes from Lutra lutra chromosome 14, mLutLut1.2, whole genome shotgun sequence.
GCGGAGGTTTTAAAGGTGCCCTCGGCTTTCCAGGGCACTAACTCTGAAGTCTTCTGCCTGACACTCGAGGAGCTTCTGTGACCGCGCAGCTCGTGGTGGCGTCTGAGCCGTCTGAGAGTGGCTGTCAGTGCAGAAAACGCGTGTTCACTCTCTTCCCGCTGTTTGCAGGCTGAGGCCGGGCCTGGTGCCAGGAGCCCActgcccagggctcctgggagcTGCCATCCTGGGCCTGCCCCCCGCATGCTTCTGTTGGAGGACAGTGGGTGGCGGGAACAGGGCCTTGGTCACTGGGAAATCCCGGTGTGAGCAGCCCCGTCACAGGGCACGACAAGGACACAGGCCTGGGCGGGGACTGCCCCCACTGGCTCGAGTTGTGTCCTCACGGTGCAAAGTGCCACAGACCCACGGCGCAGACAACACACACTCGCTCCTCGCAGCGCAAGACCCCGTGCCAGCTCACCGGGTCCTGCTAAGAAGCCACAGCCTGGCCACTGTGTCCACATGTGGCCGAAAGCACGCGGCCAAGACCACGCGGAGGTTCTGCCCCTGAGCACGCCCCACCCTTCAGACCCATCTCACCTTCATCACTCCCAGTGGTGTGTCGGGCCCGTGGCCAGCCACATGGGGGTTGGGGCCTTGACCTGAGAATCTGGGGACAGGGACACACTCGGCGCTCAGCAGGGCCTCACGGCCTCCAGCTGCGAAGACAAGATGCAGGTATTGGAAACGCGGCAGTGGCCTGCAGTGGGGGTCGGGCACACAGTGGACTTGGAGACTCCTGCCGCCACGACGAGAGCTCTGCCCAGCCTGGTGCTGCTGGGTTGTGCCGTGGCCCCCCAGCTGACCCCATGCCTGCGGCCGATGGTTTGTGTGCTTCCCGCCCCCAGAACCAGCAGCAAGGCGCCCTCAAGCGAGGGACAGCGCCAAGGTCCCAGCACACACGTCCCACCACCCAAGGGGTGCCTGCCAGGCCTGCCACCGCGCCCCACTGCCGAGCCACACCGCTCCCCACCTCTGGCGCCTCAGGAGTCACACCTTCTGTCACTAGGCCCGCGAGATGCCTGGCCCTGGGGAGTGTGTTGTGCACTGAGCGCTCCCAGCTGGCCGGTCAGCGGGCCATCACTCAGGCCCCTCAGGTGGCTGGTGGGGACGTCGCCTGACACCAGAGGGACAGTCAGGTGTCTGTGCCTGCCCGACGCTGACCCGGGCCCTGCGAACACATTGTTCCCTTCATGCTTTCCTGAGAtcccttccctgtccctgccTCAGGCGCGTCACACACAAACAGTCCTCCCCGGCTCCCTGGTGCTGGCAGCTGTGGCCCCGGTGACTGTCCCACCCGCGCTCTGCTTGCTTTCCGAGCCACACCAGGTTCTCAGGGGCGACGAGCAGCCTGTGTGCTCCTGGTGCTGTCCGTGCTGCAGCGGCCAAGGCCAAAGCCACCAGCCGGGAACGCTGGAGTGTCCAACTCTGCCCAGGGAACACCTCGTCCTGGAGACACGAGTGCACGGCCCCTTCCCGACGCATGTCAGCGCGCCTTATCCCATGATGAAATCGCCTGTCAAAACAGAACGAGGCTCCATTTTCAAGGcctaaaaatggatttttatggcttttctTGTAATCTCCTTTGAATTAGGCACAGGATATTGATGTGGGTCTACTTTTTAATCATAATGGCGTCTGACaaggtaattaattttaaaacaacttttttctCTTGGTCCAAATGGCACTATACTGAAATTAGCAGTGAGTGCCGTGAGGGCCGCGGGCCCGGCACTCAGGTGATTGCCTCGGCCGTGACAGCCCTCCGTCTCGCCAACGCTGCGGACGGTGCTCGTTATTAATGAGCACAGGCCATTACATCAAGAGGAGCAGGGCATGGAAGTGtgataaaatttagatttttaatgatAGTGTTACAAGAATCCGGCTCTGCTGACCGATTCCCTGTAGTCGACGTGGCTCCCTCGGGGGCAGGGCAGGCACAGCCGTGGGCATCCCGAGCGCCGTGCAGGCAGGAAGGGCCCGCCATCCAGGAGAACCTGCGGCAGCGAGTGCTTCTCTCGCTGGACGCCCTGGAGCTTTGTGGAGTCTCTTCAGCCCGATACCATCTGATGAGCCAATAGTTGTTTGCTTCCGTGGTCCGTTCCCACAGCGCCACTGCCTGCGTCTCTCTGCTACCGTCCGACCCGTCAGGCCGGGACCCGTGAGGACATGGGCGGCCCATGGCCAGTGTGCGCAGGAGCCCGGGCTCTCTGTGGTCACGCAAACACCCTCTCGCTGGTGCTGTCTCCTGCTCGCTGGAGCCCCAGGCTTGGACCTGACCTCTGTGGTTTCTGTCGTCCCTCTGTCTGTGGGCAGTTGCCACTCCCACCACGGCCTCCACGTGTCCCGGAGACCTGGAACGGCCCGGTGACTCCAGTGGCTTCACACACCTTCTGAATATTCATCGATCCCAGAAAATATGAGGTGCTTGCCTTGTTCCAGCCCGGGGCTTGACGGGGACGTCCTGCAAATCGCACAGGACAGATGGCATTTCTTAAGGCGGAGATTTTACGAGACAGTGTGGGCTCGGCACACAGGAGTTGACAGGCGCGTGTTCACTCTCTTTCCCGCTCTGATTCGTCTCCGAGAGCtatggggacagaggaagaatcCTTggtaagaaacagactctgcacaTATGTGACGTGTGTACACACGCCCACACGTGTGCAACACTTACACACGCAGGACATGCACGTACACCACGTACACAGCACACCCGTGTCTCCCACGTCACGTTTCTGCGGTCACACCTCGTCTCAAGCTCCATGCTCCCCGTCCCAGGAGGAGCACGTGTGCAGAGAGCAGGGTCAGGAGTCTGACCCGTGAGCCGCCCCCAGGAGCGCCACCGCTCCGTGCTTCTTGGTGGACGGAAGCTGACGGATCATCAGAAACGTAGATTCTCCGACACGCAGTGGGAGCAGGAGCCAGCCGGAATGTGCTTTGGTTTagtgtttctcaaaaaaataaaatcaaaaaaaaagaaaggaaagagaaatgcgTCTGCGAGACCCAAGGCCATGGACGctggtggggaggctggggtgcGCGGCCCCCGGGGGTCCAGACGCCGTGCTGACCTTCTGTTCACCACGTCCTCGCCCGCTGCCATCGACTGGCCAGCTCCAGGGGTCAGCAGCGGATGAGCATTAGGAAACCGTCCCCGGCACAGCAGTCCCGACCTCAGAGACCCCTCAGCCCGGACGGCACCCACCCGGCCTTTGTGTGTCCAGACCTTGGCGGAAGGATGCTCAGGAGCCACCCTGGCCAGGTCAGGAAGCCTGGCCGGGAGTGggctgcgggggaggggagcggcGTGGAGGGAGCGGCGGTGTCCTGAGACGGGGCAGGGCAGGCCGGATCGCGGGAGCAGCTGTTTGCTGAGGTGACCCTGTGCCTCCTCTGGGAGCCCCTGGGGACAGGTGCCCTGGGGGGCAACAGGTGTGACCTCAGAAAACAGCAATCAGTCCCCGTGAAAAGCTGTGAATGATGCTGGTTTGGGTTCTTAAAAGTTGTGATTAAACCCCAACGGTTGTATTCTGTCCCTGTGACCTGGCCCCGGAGGGTCTGCTCATGGCACCACCAGGACCGTGTGAAGGGCCCGAGTTCTCAGGGCTGAGGCCGCCTCCCATGCTGCTGGGGCATCTGTGCACCCGACCTGCACCCTGTTCCCGTGAGGCTGGGGACCAAGAGGCCCGTGCTCAAGTGTCCTGATGGGACACTCAGAGACCTTCCCAGGTGCCTCTACTTGTTCTCTAAAGAGttttttcttctgaagctgtttaaTGGCAGAAGCAGCTTCTGTCCCTTCAGGATGGGAGAGGGGGCGGGCTTCCTGCCCAGGGACGGAGCCCATGTGGGACCGGGGGAGGGGCGGACcctgggctggggcagcaggCGCCCCACCAGCACCCCTGACacttgtatttgtttatttctttttttttttttttaagattttatttatttatttgacagagagagacacagcgagagagggaacacaaggggagtgagagggggaagcaggctccccaccgagcagggagcccgatgtggggctcgatcccaggaccccgggatcatgccctgagctgaaggcagaggcttaacccactgagccacccagacgcccctatatTTCTGAACAGTGTTTCCTCCATAGCAGAGTTTATAACAAGTAAAGGAATCTGCTGTTTGCACTCACCAGTGGTGAGTGTTAAACACGCCTTTCCTTTTCAAATCCATGTATGAGTTGAAAGTTtttccaattaaaagaaaaaggggatATTTGTGGACTGTAACTAGATGATACAGTGATTAAGGTAGGAGAGAAATGTGAAAACAGCCGAGATGTCCTTGAAGGAATTGTCCTCAGGACGGGTGTCCCTATGGAAAGTCACGCCGCCTGCCAGCCTGCGGGGTCGGTGACGGTCTGCGGGGGAGGAGTGCAGGGCCTCGAGAGGCCAAGTGATCTGGGGGGTTTTGTGCTCCATGACCCGACTGGGAAGAGGATGGAGCGTGGAACACACGGAGCGCTCAGCCGGCCACCGGGAAAACTGATACACGGAGATTCCCAGCGTCACCACGATTCCGGACGGGTGGGAGGCCGACGGGGGCTCTGCCGTGAAGGTGGGAGGCGGGGAGCCGTCCGCGCCTGGAGATGGGCGGGCCTTTCGGGGAGGATGCCCGGCCAGGGGCCCGCTCGTGCGAGGCGGAGGTCAGTGATGGCGGGAGGCCCACGGACGGCCCAGACGCCAGCCACGGACCCAGAGGGCGGGTTCTCACTGGCTCCGAGGGCTGCTCCTGGAGCTCATCAGGAAAGCGgcgagaaaggaaaagaagaacaggATGGAAGCGAGTTAGGACAGAAAATGCAGATTCAACACGTTGGGAGCAGTCGGGCGGCCTCATGTGGGGAGTGCGCGGGGTGGTGGGGGCCGGAAGTGCAGCTCGTTCCCCCGGACAGGATGGGTGGACAGAGTGTCGACAAGTGCCATGAGGCACTGGTGAGCTTCCCGACACCAGGACCCCACGTGCCCCCTGTGCCCCCCACCACTCACGGCCAGGAACGAGCAGTCACGGCCTACGGAGACCTTTCTTGTGACCCAGGAGAGCATCTCGGAGCTGGGCAGGGCGTCTTGTGCTCCTGTGCTCTGTCCGTCCTTCTGTCTGTCAAGCTAATGAACAGAGGAGGCCAAAGCAGTGGTAAGCAGCACCGGCGTCCAGGGGTCGAGGCAGAGGACACGGCGCCCACGTCCAGGGGGGCGAGGCAGGGGACACGGCGCCCAAGCATCCTGCTAGGCCCCGCCAGCGCAGAGAGGCATTACCAGGGGGACTGGAGATGCACCAGGTTTCTTGGTAACCAGTGAAGGTTTCCAAGTCAATCTGGTTAAGACATTGCCCCCGGCCTTTGCCGGCCTGATGACATTGGGTTTTAGTCCATCTGGGGATGTGCCCTCCGCCCTGTGCCCCTGCAGCCGCACAGCTCTGTCCCAGCAGGTGCGAGAGCGGAGCCGTGCCCCTGACCGTCCGCCTGCACCGAGCACGTGCTCTGCTCCGCGGCCGTCTCTCCCGCGTTGTGCCGTCCAGTGGAAGGAACCGGCGCTCGGCTTTGCCGCCAGAAGCGAACAGCGGTCACAGCGGTCATTAATCGCGCTGGGTAGCGCCGGGGCGGGTGGAGGGAGCCGTCTTCGTGCTCGCTGTGAGCGGAGGTGGCTGGGAGGAGGCTGCCGGCTGGCGCACTTGGTGTGTGCCAGTGTCCGTGCAAGAGTAGGGAAGGGACCATGGTCGATTGAAAAAAGGTGGAAAAGATGTTCCCACGCGGCCGGCGCCTCCCTTACCTCACACCTCACGGTGCTTTTGTGCCTCGGAAATGTGGAAACGGGCCGATACCTGAACGCGTCAGAGTCAGCGCAGGCGTCCGTCCTGCTGGGAGGGGTTGTGGAAGCGCCAGGCCAAGGGCCCGGCCAGCAGTCCTGCCCTTGCGTCCCCACCCGGCGACCCCCAAGAGCCCCACGCCCGGCCCTCGTTCTTCCCGCACGCAGGCTACACTTCCCCCCAGATGCGGTTTCCACGCTGCGTGGGCCCACTGGGCAGGACACAGTGGTGTCTCATGCGTGTCCGTGTGGAGAGGGCCGCGTGTGTCTGGTGGGCGTGTGTCGTGGTCACTGCTGCTCGGGAGCACGTGGAAGGCGCGTGCACGGGGCATGTGGCAGAAGGGAGGCTGATTGCCTGGTGTGACGGTAATGttgtctccttctcctcccagaaTCATCGACCAGCGATTCGAGAAAGTGTCCTACTTTGTGTTTGGCGATTTCAACTTCCGGCTGGACTCCAAGTCCGTGGTGGAGGTAGGCACCTGCCCCAGCCTCGTCGGGAGCCCACAGTCAGGGCCCTCACAGGCAGGATCAGCCCTGCCATTCTCGCTGTTGGTATTTAAGGGAAATATTCCTCATAAGGAGGTTTTAGAGCTGAAAGGGGCCGTTACTGGAACTAGAAAGGGACAGAGTCCTGCCGACCTCCACAGTGCTCAGGTGGTCATTGCCAATGACGTGCCGTCCTGTCCCGCTGTGACGGTTCTGTTGTCCACTGTCGAAAAGGGGCTGCTCCCTCCGCTTCCTCGCTGAGAGTGTGGGAAACCAGTCTTTCACCGAAAGATTCGTGGACGTCACTCAGTTCCTGGGGCTTGGAGGCCACGTGTCTCCTGGGTGCCCCCACGGGCCCCCGGCGGGACGCTCCACTAAGAACAGGTGCAGACAGAAGGCCTCGGCCCTGCACTGTCCCAGCCGTGGGACCTCAGAGCATCACCTCTGCAGCCGGGGAGGGGGGCCCGGGGCTCTGGCTCAGGGCTGAGGGTCCACCGTATGCCGTGCAGCAGGGACCACAGCCCCAGTGGCAGCGGCAGTCAAGGGGAGTCTGCCCAGACCCCACCAGCAGGCCTGCACGGGGAGGGCGGCCGCCCACAGCAGGTGCACAGTGCACCCCTGGTGGAGACACGGGGGCTGTTCAAGCAATCGCCTTCCGGTCGGGATCCCGGGGCAAAGACCCCACTGCGCGTCCGTCATCCGTCTCTGCAGAAGTTGCTCCTGGACGTTGGGGCGGGCTGTCCGTCATTACAGCTCCCCATGGGCGGACAGAGATGAGGGATCGTGGGAATTCTCTCGTGATGCAGCTGATCCGATGGCGCCCCACTGGGTGGGCTCAAAGGCGGTAGGCGGGCGCGCCTGGGCGCACTGCAGGTGCTGGCAGGCCAGGGGACAGGGGGCACCGGTGCTGTGGTGCGGGGCTGTCTGCCAGGACGGGCCAGTGAGTCCCACCGGGACTCTGAAGTCCTGCACACGGAGCTGCTCGTTTTCCCTTCCCGATGTGGAGGGTGGAGAGCGAGTCCGTCAGGGCCCAGGCCCTCGAGCGAGCCCAGGAGCTCATCTGTCTTGTGGAAACGTGCCCCCGTGTCTGACGCTGTTAGGGCCCCGGGGTCCTTCCCCAAGGGCCGCCACCCGCGTTAATTTCAGGCCACTGGGGGTTGAAAAGCCACACGTTTGTGAGATCCTGACCCTCTACACTGGGGTCCTTCCTGACGGGCGCTCAGGACTGTAAGCCGCTGGGCAGACAGCCCCTCCTCGCCCCTCTGGCCTAACCCAGCCGGCTGTGCGCTCGGGGAGGTCCGAGGACAGTCGAACGTGGCCTTTTCTTCCCCGGGAAACAGAGACCCCAGCAGGGGGCTTCTGCTCCACGCGCGCCCAGGGCTGCCCCAGGGGTGTGTGGCGCATGACACGGGCTGAGCCGGGAGGCTGGCCTGCAGAGGGCGAGAGGAGCGGGGTGGCGGGAGCCGGTTGCACGGGTGCCGGTGCCATCAGAGCCTCCTGCCCGAGAACCACACTTGCCCGCCCCCGGTCCGAGACCTGTGGAGCTGGGCTCCTGCGCCGCATGCTCTCCGGGAAGACAACTGAGGGCTGGCAGCACTCAAAGGGTTAACAAAGGACGCTGCGTGCCGTTCGTCATGTAACGTGGCCCTCACACTCAAGGTGCCTTCTCTGATGCCTCTCCCCGGCTCCGTGGCCTTCAGCAGCTTGGCCCGTGTCCTACAACAAGGGGCTCCTGCGCATGGTGGTCCCAGCAGGTGGGAGGGACTGTTGTGAACCGGGGTGGGTTCTCCTCACCGCTGACGTGTTTCTCAAGATCACTGAGGAGCTTCAAGAGTCTTCGAGCTGCCGTAACCCGGATGGTTCCGGGATCCATAAGCGTCCGTATCTGAAGGGCTCCCAAGTCTGAAAGTCTGTCCCACGTTCTCCTCCCTTTCCCGCAGGAAAGCAAAGGAGGATCTTGGTTCTGATGATTTTCCCATCAGAATTTACGGATCTAGAAAAGGAATGACTTGAAATGCTCTTTTTAAGAGAGGATTCAGATTTTCAGAAGAAGTGGAACAGCACACACGTGCCTGCCTCTCCCCGAGCCCGCAGGCCCCTGTGCTGGGCCCCCGTCTCCTGTCGGCCCCACTGGCCCTGGCCCAGCATCTTGGGGTCCTGGCCCCACCCCGCACCCCAGGGCAGTCGGCCACACCCCACCGCCAGCCAAGGGGGCGAGGGGACACGGGGAGGTCAGGCTGCCTGCATCTCCAGAGCTCAGATGGTGAGAAGCTACATTCCCACAGCggctgccccttcccacccctgcacGTCTGTGTGATGTCAGGCACCAAGTATGGTTTTAAGTACCTGGAAAGATGGTAACTGTCTTCCCTTTGTGTCGTCCCTCCTTTGAGGAGGTCACGTAATAAATACATTCCCGGTGCACCCTCTCTTAAACATTTCCATGTGTCCCTCCAGGTCCCTGTTGACTGCCCTGCTGGGAGGCCCCACGGTGGTGGTGCTGGGGAGGCATGGGACCGTCGGTGGCTGGAGGTCCCAGGAACCCGAGGCCCGAGCCAACAGCAGGCCGAGGGCGGGGACACCCAAGGTGTGTCGTGGGGAGGCTGAGGGCTCCTGGCGTGGACACAGAGGGTGCAGGGAGGCCTCGAAAGGGCACAGAAGGCGCCCCTGATGGTAGCATGGAACTAGTGCGACACTTTCTCTGAGCTCGTCGTCATGACGTGGCCTCTCCCAGCCCCCGTCTTCACCTTCATCCTTGTCCCCTCATCCTTGTTGTCCTTGTCCCCTCGCCTTGGGGACCATCCAAAAGCCAGCCTGGTTTCGTCTCAAGGTCCTTCACTAATTACGTCGACAAGGACCTTCCTTCAAAATAAGGTCATGTTCTGAGGTCTGGGCAGACATGGATTTTGGGGGTTGCCTCAACCCGTGCGTGACAGCCCGTAATGCCAGAACAACATTTGAAAGGCCAAATGCTGAACAGTAAACATGCTTGTTGGCACAGGTTCATCTAAACAAGTTAAACGGGAAAAGAACGAGTTTCTTGCACTGGTGATTGATTTCAGTGGCGTTAGGTAAGGCGTCTTTAgtaaccacattttaaaataccacaTGAGCATCTCTTAGAAAATCAGAATCTACTATTAGCACGGCTTGGCTTTCTAaaagggttatttttttttaattttttttatagattttatttatttgtcggagagagagagaacaggcaggaggcagaggcagcgggggaagcaggccccccgccaagcagagagcccactgtggggctcggtcccaggaccctgagatcatgacctgagccgaaggcagaggcttaaccctctgagccccccaggtgccccttaaaggggctttaattataaaaacaactgaTAGAGATTTTGTGGGAACCCTGAGAGTCTGACTCAGCCTGAGGTACCCACGGGTGGGCCTGCGAGCGGATGGTTGAGGAGCGGCGTTCCGGAAACCTGGGCACCCTGAGTCCGGCCCTGGTGAATGCGGGTTCAGGGCCCAGCGCGTGGAGGGGCAGGCTCTCCGTCGGGCCTCTGACCCACTTCACTTTGCTTTTGCTTGTCTTCCAAACTAACTGCCCAGTGAGGAGACCGTCGGACACCACCTCCGGCCGGGCAGCATCACCGGGAGCGTGTAGAAGCGCGTCCGCGGGGCCCCAGACCCGCAGGCCCCGTGCTGAGAAGCATTAGGTCGAGCCTCGTGCATCTCAGTGTCCTCTGGGCACCACGGCCTGCGCGGGTGGTCGGGGGACGGGCTCCCACAGGTGCGCAGCCAGGACGCCTGCCGAGCTGGCGCTGCTGAGCCACGGCTCCCCACGGGACGAAGACGTGGTGGCTGGCGTGAGCTCCAGACCGGGCAGTGCCACGGCGGCCCCGTTCCTGCCGCCATGTTTCCAGATCCCGCGTGGGAGGCCATCCTGGGGGCTGTCGGGCTGCCAGTTGGCTTTTCTCCAGCCTGCGTGGATGGTTCTGGGCCACAGACCCGTGGCGGGTCGGAGCCTCCGCTTCTGGTCACCGCTTCCCAGCAGGCTGCTCCCAGCCGGCGTCCCCTCCTCGTTTGCTCTTTGAGACTTTCCTGTGTGCCCACTGCATGTCTGGGCTGAACGCAAGGCCCGGCCCCGTGGTGACGGCCTGGTGCCAGCAGGGCCGTGGGGGTGGGTCTGCCTCGTGGTGGGACGGCCCCAAGACTTGGCCGGCCTGGGGACACTGGAGTCCCGCACCTCGTCTGCTCTTCCTGACGTGCCTTCCCGTCCGTTCCCTGCACCCTTGGGAGTCGGAGCAGCAACCTGAGAGCGGCGTCCTCCCGAGCGCCCGTGCTCGCTGAGACCGTGCGCTCTTTGCAGGAGAGCCCTGACTCGGATGCCACCAAGTCTGCGGGCCAGAGGCCAGCAGGGCTTGTTTAGGGGTGGGGTCTCCTGTGGGAAGGCACAGCAGGGAGCTCTGGGGTCCTGTCAGGTTCTCAGGTGTAGTCTGGGGGCATCAGTGAGGTTAGCATGCGGACAGGGTAGGAGGTGCAGCCCTGGCAGGCACTGCGGTGTGGGCAGCCCGGAGGAGGGGGCCGCTCTCCATCCTCCACGGGGCCCAGGgtgttctctgtccctctgcaggGCCAAGGAGATGAGTGGGGCGCCCGACCC
Coding sequences within:
- the LOC125084901 gene encoding uncharacterized protein LOC125084901 — translated: MESHAACQPAGSVTVCGGGVQGLERPSDLGGFVLHDPTGKRMERGTHGALSRPPGKLIHGDSQRHHDSGRVGGRRGLCREGGRRGAVRAWRWAGLSGRMPGQGPARARRRSVMAGGPRTAQTPATDPEGGFSLAPRAAPGAHQESGEKGKEEQDGSELGQKMQIQHVGSSRAASCGECAGWWGPEVQLVPPDRMGGQSVDKCHEALVSFPTPGPHVPPVPPTTHGQERAVTAYGDLSCDPGEHLGAGQGVLCSCALSVLLSVKLMNRGGQSSGARAEPCP